One Tachysurus vachellii isolate PV-2020 chromosome 8, HZAU_Pvac_v1, whole genome shotgun sequence genomic window carries:
- the uchl3 gene encoding ubiquitin carboxyl-terminal hydrolase isozyme L3 isoform X2 has product MEGQRWLPLEANPEVMNQFLRQLGLVPSWQFGDVYGLDPELLTLVPKPVCAVLLLFPVTEKYESFRLEEEAEIKAQRQEVSSEVYFMKQTIGNACGTIGLIHAVANNQTLLEFEADSPLKTFIMQSSKMSPEEKAAFLEKDESIRVTHESSAQEGQTEAPSVDEKVDLHFIAFVNVGGHLYELDGRKPFPIVHGKTTEDSFLEDAADVCKIFMARDPQELRFTVVALSKA; this is encoded by the exons ATGGAAGGACAACGCTGGTTACCTCTGGAGGCTAATCCAGAA GTAATGAACCAA TTTTTACGACAGTTGGGCTTAGTACCTAGCTGGCAGTTTGGAGATGTATATGGTTTGGACCCAGAACTTCTTACGCTGGTGCCAAAGCCTGTGTGTGctgtcctgctcctcttccCTGTCACAGAAAAG tacgAGTCATTTAGACTGGAGGAGGAAGCAGAGATTAAGGCACAGAGACAGGAAGTGTCATCAGAGGTGTACTTCATGAAACAAACTATTGGAAATGCATGTGGCACCATAGGGTTGATTCACGCAGTAGCAAATAACCAAACACTCCTTGAGTTTG AGGCTGACTCACCCCTGAAGACGTTTATTATGCAGTCCTCTAAGATGAGCCCAGAGGAAAAAGCAGCCTTCCTAGAAAAAGATGAG aGTATCCGTGTAACACATGAATCAAGTGCCCAAGAGGGTCAGACAGAG GCTCCAAGTGTTGATGAAAAGGtggatttacattttattgccTTTGTGAATGTTGGAGGACATTTATATGAGTTGG ATGGTCGGAAACCATTTCCAATAGTTCATGGGAAAACCACAGAGGACAGCTTCCTTGAG GACGCTGCAGATGTTTGTAAGATCTTCATGGCACGTGATCCCCAAGAGCTTCGCTTCACTGTTGTGGCTCTCTCCAAAGCATAA
- the uchl3 gene encoding ubiquitin carboxyl-terminal hydrolase isozyme L3 isoform X1, translating into MEGQRWLPLEANPEVMNQVSKMCRFLSPFWSSALVKCMKFLRQLGLVPSWQFGDVYGLDPELLTLVPKPVCAVLLLFPVTEKYESFRLEEEAEIKAQRQEVSSEVYFMKQTIGNACGTIGLIHAVANNQTLLEFEADSPLKTFIMQSSKMSPEEKAAFLEKDESIRVTHESSAQEGQTEAPSVDEKVDLHFIAFVNVGGHLYELDGRKPFPIVHGKTTEDSFLEDAADVCKIFMARDPQELRFTVVALSKA; encoded by the exons ATGGAAGGACAACGCTGGTTACCTCTGGAGGCTAATCCAGAA GTAATGAACCAAGTGAGTAAGATGTGTCGGTTCTTGAGTCCTTTCTGGTCTTCAGCTCTAGTGAAATGCATGAAG TTTTTACGACAGTTGGGCTTAGTACCTAGCTGGCAGTTTGGAGATGTATATGGTTTGGACCCAGAACTTCTTACGCTGGTGCCAAAGCCTGTGTGTGctgtcctgctcctcttccCTGTCACAGAAAAG tacgAGTCATTTAGACTGGAGGAGGAAGCAGAGATTAAGGCACAGAGACAGGAAGTGTCATCAGAGGTGTACTTCATGAAACAAACTATTGGAAATGCATGTGGCACCATAGGGTTGATTCACGCAGTAGCAAATAACCAAACACTCCTTGAGTTTG AGGCTGACTCACCCCTGAAGACGTTTATTATGCAGTCCTCTAAGATGAGCCCAGAGGAAAAAGCAGCCTTCCTAGAAAAAGATGAG aGTATCCGTGTAACACATGAATCAAGTGCCCAAGAGGGTCAGACAGAG GCTCCAAGTGTTGATGAAAAGGtggatttacattttattgccTTTGTGAATGTTGGAGGACATTTATATGAGTTGG ATGGTCGGAAACCATTTCCAATAGTTCATGGGAAAACCACAGAGGACAGCTTCCTTGAG GACGCTGCAGATGTTTGTAAGATCTTCATGGCACGTGATCCCCAAGAGCTTCGCTTCACTGTTGTGGCTCTCTCCAAAGCATAA
- the sgo2 gene encoding uncharacterized protein sgo2, with protein MALKMDKKPNTIQQTAAKIKTKIHNTSSFFKLSLKTNNKALVLALVAQKQKSKQLEMEMVRLQKYLQSLNFELAIQRHKNKQMFTVLREFYNTSINCMAKAVDLISKEEGAESLDMELTEDSSQTEKAVTAPLPETKKRTSVYKCGQKRNVQDTGGNVPMANDGQPHRSSPKSKDKSPSPDVHHIAPQNPLYDSEMEITVVDNVAEIITVQTKPKKNFKHDQRGTRESGESSSARVTESIVLNSEEAAVDLSHLKDPTANASTRMSCETQLPTSTYTFTGSNEEESLPQREPVHEEEESVTARRKTHITSRYTKSNKRLNSQKLIAGYTNTRQTYVISPHESSFISTSNDLDDYFSEQNHRMSKNNLSDSKVSEDKGTESEAEVLKPLNNSANSRKTYIVPYKPRLQNRKTKVSSFSTDQSVKEIAEFTDAHTDVLENQIHSEKPQSKQSAQSFSQTEECITPRNRGTFVIHTAQMNVTSGETTNAKTLESTRDAQCTSGVTERQQAEQEVSHKEENGSFLHSQTICDENILENSSDHSQMAHSKAKKPKKTVMKESKNVATRENALGKRKRPKYSSTQIADILPKEIPVPGDNTKRNSTTSKVLQEVTDGFNSSALEEAFMDEPVIETGDTNGTHVRHFDHNDDIDISLKDVSPKQHNIQNHKSKCRETYVVLSDCYSQLKGKENVLVFSSNEENVPANRESENCFVTDRRFVLCHKNDSQSTPKKAEQFRQEHSGLFFEDRPPWESLDFASTGSIISDSPVKIQKDSQELSSRSMDIYEEPGWNMTQQSPDGRAMKSLTNTDFTANPLGRSRRKAAPVSYKEPPINCKMRRGDKFSDTRFLRSPVFKNKKKKKVLYVLRSICPDCFVDYVKHGNQTIEAKH; from the exons ATGGCTCTTAAGATGGACAAGAAACCAAACACAATACAGCAAACTGCtgcaaaaataaagacaaaaattcACA ACACATCCTCATTCTTCAAGCTTTCTTTGAAAACCAACAACAAAGCCCTTGTTTTGGCTCTGGTAGCTCAGAAGCAGAAATCCAAGCAGCTTGAGATGGAAATGGTGCGTTTACAGAAATATCTGCAGAGCCTGAACTTTGAGCTTGCCATTCAGcgtcacaaaaataaacaaatg TTTACAGTTCTGCGTGAGTTCTATAATACCTCCATCAATTGCATGGCTAAGGCTGTGGACCTTATTTCCAAAGAAGAG GGTGCTGAGAGCTTGGATATGGAGCTCACTGAAG ATTCTTCTCAGACTGAGAAAGCTGTAACTGCACCGTTacctgagacaaaaaaaagaaccagTGTATACAAATGTGGGCAAAAGAGGAATGTCCAGGACACTGGTGGAAATGTGCCAATGGCAAATGATGGTCAACCTCACAGGTCTTCACCTAAAAGCAAGGATAAGTCTCCCAGTCCAGATGTGCACCATATAGCACCTCAAAATCCTCTGTATGACTCAGAGATGGAGATCACTGTAGTTGACAATGTTGCTGAAATCATCACCGTTCAGACCAAACCGAAGAAAAACTTTAAGCATGATCAGAGAGGAACTAGAGAAAGTGGTGAATCTAGTTCAGCAAGGGTTACAGAGAGCATTGTGCTGAATTCTGAAGAAGCAGCAGTGGATTTGTCTCATCTAAAGGATCCAACTGCAAATGCATCTACACGAATGTCTTGTGAAACACAACTCCCAACAAGTACATACACTTTCACTGGAAGCAATGAAGAGGAGAGTTTGCCTCAGAGAGAGCCTGTGCATGAGGAAGAGGAATCAGTCACAGCACGCAGAAAGACTCACATCACCTCTCGTTACACAAAAAGCAACAAACGATTAAATTCTCAAAAACTCATTGCAGGATATACCAATACAAGGCAAACTTATGTCATCTCTCCGCACGAGTCCAGCTTTATTTCCACCAGTAATGATTTAGATGATTATTTTAGTGAACAAAATCATAGAATGAGCAAGAACAATTTATCTGACTCTAAAGTATCCGAAGACAAAGGCACTGAAAGTGAAGCTGAAGTGTTGAAACCTCTGAACAATAGTGCAAACAGCAGGAAAACATACATAGTCCCATATAAGCCAAGACTACAGAACAGGAAGACTAAAGTTTCATCTTTCAGTACGGATCAAAGTGTAAAGGAGATTGCTGAATTCACTGATGCTCACACTGATGTCCTGGAAAACCAGATCCACTCAGAAAAACCTCAAAGCAAGCAATCAGCTCAGTCATTCTCTCAGACAGAAGAATGCATTACACCAAGAAACAGAGGAACATTTGTGATTCATACAGCTCAG ATGAACGTCACATCTGGGGAAACCACAAATGCAAAGACTTTGGAAAGCACACGTGATGCACAGTGTACCTCAGGGGTGACTGAGAGGCAGCAAGCAGAGCAAGAAGTGTCTCACAAAGAGGAAAACGGAAGCTTTTTACATTCGCAAACTATCTGTgatgaaaatattttagaaaattcCTCTGATCATTCTCAAATGGCACACAGTAAAGCCAAAAAGCCCAAGAAAACTGTgatgaaagaaagcaaaaatgtTGCAACAAGAGAAAATGCATTAGGAAAGAGAAAACGGCCCAAATATAGCTCTACTCAGATTGCTGATATTTTGCCAAAAGAAATTCCAGTTCCAGGtgacaatacaaaaagaaacAGCACTACTTCTAAGGTATTGCAGGAGGTGACAGATGGATTCAATTCTTCTGCTCTCGAGGAAGCCTTCATGGATGAGCCTGTAATTGAGACTGGGGACACAAATGGCACACATGTGAGACACTTTGACCATAATGACGACATTGACATAAGTTTGAAAGATGTCAGTCCAAAGCAGCACAACATCCAAAACCACAAGAGCAAGTGCAGAGAAACTTACGTTGTTTTATCTGATTGCTATTCACAGTTAAAGGGAAAGGAGAATGTTCTCGTTTTCAGCAGCAATGAAGAGAATGTACCTGCAAATAGAGAAAGTGAGAATTGTTTTGTTACAGATAGAAGATTTGTTCTTTGTCATAAGAATGACAGCCAGTCAACCCCGAAAAAAGCAGAGCAGTTTAGACAGGAACACAGTGGATTATTCTTTGAGGATAGGCCTCCATGGGAATCCCTTGATTTTGCCTCCACTGGGAGTATTATTTCTGACAGCCCTGTCAAAATCCAGAAGGATTCACAAGAGCTTTCATCACGATCTATGGACATTTATGAGGAGCCTGGGTGGAACATGACACAACAATCTCCAG ATGGGAGGGCAATGAAGAGCTTAACAAACACAGACTTCACAGCCAATCCATTGGGTCGATCCCGCAGGAAGGCAGCTCCTGTGTCATACAAGGAGCCACCTATCAACTG CAAAATGAGACGTGGAGACAAGTTCTCAGATACCAGATTCTTACGTTCTCcagtgtttaaaaacaaaaagaagaaaaagg ttCTGTATGTGTTAAGGAGCATTTG TCCAGATTGTTTTGTTGATTATGTGAAACATGGAAACCAGACAATTGAAGCGAAACATTGA
- the LOC132850193 gene encoding uncharacterized protein C2orf80-like, which yields MSGRYIGQKLRENGFDPKGKGFSSTLDDLAHYGLAITVAIWLANEKKCADANQLIGAISTRHRHCLNQLEREAIILSSFAGILLNSLPVHEILSLYTCKPSASCLHPDNKSNIVHPFSLSYHPFAMLSSFKAVDRARKHTQMLKRWNTLRTKGASEALEKLKASSPTASTLSSFNGSEDSFKEQTKHYEGSEESQQD from the exons ATGAGTGGTCGTTATATTGGACAAAAGCTCAGGGAAAATGGATTTGACCCCAAGGGAAAGGGCTTTTCCTCAACACTGGATGATCTG GCTCATTATGGTTTGGCCATAACTGTGGCTATATGGTTGGCAAATGAGAAAAAGTGTGCAGATGCAAATCAACTTAT AGGAGCTATCAGTaccagacacagacactgtcTTAATCAACTGGAAAGAGAGGCAATAATACTCTCATCCTTTGCAGGGATACTTTTG AATAGCTTACCTGTACATGAGATCCTGTCGCTGTATACCTGCAAGCCATCTGCCTCCTGCCTTCATCCagacaataaa AGCAACATCGTTCATCCTTTCTCCTTGTCCTATCACCCGTTTGCTATGCTCAGTTCATTTAAGGCAGTAGACCGTGCAAGAAAACACA CTCAGATGCTGAAAAGGTGGAATACTCTGCGGACTAAAGGAGCATCAGAAGCACTAGAGAAGCTGAAGGCATCCTCCCCAACCGCCTCTACTCTTTCTTCTTTCAAT GGCAGTGAAGATtcatttaaagaacaaacaaagcACTATGAAGGCTCTGAGGAATCGCAGCAGGACTGA
- the LOC132850667 gene encoding gamma-crystallin M2-like — MGKIIFYEDRNFKGRSYECSSDCTDLHSYFSHCNSIKVENGCFMIYERPNYIGQQYFMKKGVYPDYQSWMGTSSSIRSCRIIPPYRGLYRLRLYEKPDFIGHMMEFMDDCSCVSDRFHHRHVYSCKVMNGYWIFYEYPNYRGRQYFLKPGDYRRYRDWCATCSIVGSFRRITDF, encoded by the exons ATGGGAAAG ATCATCTTTTACGAGGACAGGAATTTCAAAGGCCGTAGTTATGAGTGTAGCAGTGACTGCACAGATCTGCACTCCTATTTCAGCCACTGCAACTCCATCAAAGTGGAAAATGGTTGCTTCATGATCTATGAAAGGCCAAATTACATAGGTCAACAGTATTTCATGAAAAAAGGTGTCTATCCTGACTACCAGAGTTGGATGGGTACCAGCAGCAGTATCAGATCCTGTCGCATAATTCCACCG TACAGGGGCTTATACAGACTAAGACTCTATGAAAAACCTGACTTCATTGGTCACATGATGGAGTTCATGGATGATTGTTCCTGTGTGTCGGATCGCTTCCATCACCGGCATGTTTACTCCTGTAAAGTGATGAATGGCTACTGGATCTTCTATGAGTATCCCAATTACAGAGGCAGACAGTACTTCCTGAAACCTGGAGATTACAGAAGATATCGTGATTGGTGCGCTACTTGTTCCATTGTAGGTTCTTTCAGACGCATCACtgatttttaa
- the LOC132850668 gene encoding gamma-crystallin M2-like: MGKIIFYEDRNFQGRSYECSSDCADLYSHFSRCNSIQVESGYWMVYERPNFTGYQYFLNRGEYPDYQRWMGFNDCIRSCRMIPQQQGSHRIRIYVRSDFGGQMMEFTEDCPSIYDRFHYNDIHSCNVLEGYWLFYEHPNYRGRQYLMRSGEYRRYSDWGAVTPRIGSIKRIVYSN; the protein is encoded by the exons ATGGGAAAG ATTATCTTCTATGAGGACAGGAACTTTCAGGGTCGTTCCTATGAGTGCAGCAGCGACTGTGCTGACCTGTATTCTCATTTCAGCCGGTGCAACTCCATCCAAGTAGAAAGTGGGTATTGGATGGTGTACGAACGGCCAAACTTTACGGGTTATCAGTATTTTCTCAATAGAGGGGAATACCCTGATTATCAACGGTGGATGGGTTTTAACGACTGTATCAGATCCTGTCGTATGATACCTCAG CAACAAGGGTCTCATAGAATAAGGATCTATGTGCGTTCAGACTTTGGTGGACAGATGATGGAGTTTACTGAAGACTGTCCATCTATTTATGATCGCTTCCACTACAACGACATCCATTCCTGCAATGTGCTTGAAGGATACTGGCTGTTCTATGAGCATCCCAATTACAGAGGCAGGCAGTATTTGATGAGATCGGGTGAATACAGAAGATACAGTGACTGGGGTGCCGTAACCCCAAGGATTGGTTCCATCAAGCGCATTGTCTACTCAAACTGA